One part of the Musa acuminata AAA Group cultivar baxijiao chromosome BXJ1-5, Cavendish_Baxijiao_AAA, whole genome shotgun sequence genome encodes these proteins:
- the LOC135673984 gene encoding pentatricopeptide repeat-containing protein At1g59720, chloroplastic/mitochondrial-like — MFLMVIWLLNIVLAALAKNLMSTSNLLGYREARRLQQMNQAYRLHARLIKTLDLTALHSLLLLSVHHPSTLPYVRAAFVRHQPSLLRHSAAFPFNTLIRASAADPSGALAAFNLMRAAAVPPDLFTFPLLLKACSLLPFSCADDPRRHPGVAAHALAVKHGLSADLYVANTLVRLYGGFALLDAALQIFVEMPLRDAVSWSALISSLASNGHDETALDAFRLMQACSPDAAPDEVTMITVITAVAHLGAPDLAAWVDRYVARRGFALTAKVGTALITMHSRCGSMDRAARVFDGMPQRERGVRAWTAMIVGYAAHGRSAEALGAFDRMVGDAGLRPDHVALIGVLTACSHGGLLEEGWRVFRSMERTPGMEPRMEHYGCMVDMMGRGGRVREAYDFVEGMPVRPNAVIWRTLLGACVSHGDVALAEQVKRRIAETEPGHDGDYVLLSNAYGWIGRWEEKDRVRCAMRVAGVAKRPGCSSLRV, encoded by the coding sequence ATGTTTTTAATGGTCATCTGGTTACTTAATATTGTGTTGGCTGCTCTTGCCAAAAATTTGATGTCAACATCTAATCTATTAGGATATCGCGAGGCACGGCGACTGCAGCAAATGAACCAAGCCTACAGGCTCCACGCCCGCCTCATCAAGACCCTCGACCTCACTGCCCTgcactccctcctcctcctctccgtcCACCACCCCTCCACCCTCCCCTACGTCCGAGCTGCCTTCGTCCGCCACCAGCCGTCCCTGCTCCGCCACTCCGCCGCATTCCCTTTCAACACGCTCATCCGCGCCTCTGCTGCCGACCCCTCTGGCGCCCTCGCTGCTTTCAACCTCATGCGCGCAGCCGCGGTCCCCCCGGACCTCTTCACGTTCCCCCTCCTCCTCAAGGCCTGCtcgctcctccccttctcctgcgCCGATGACCCCCGTCGCCACCCGGGCGTCGCCGCCCACGCCCTCGCCGTCAAGCACGGCCTTTCCGCCGACCTCTACGTTGCCAACACCCTTGTTCGTCTCTACGGCGGGTTCGCTCTCCTCGACGCCGCTCTCCAGATTTTCGTCGAAATGCCCCTGAGGGATGCCGTCTCGTGGTCTGCTCTTATTTCCTCGCTCGCGTCCAATGGCCACGACGAGACCGCCCTCGACGCCTTCCGCCTCATGCAGGCTTGCTCCCCCGACGCGGCGCCTGACGAGGTTACCATGATCACTGTGATCACGGCGGTCGCACACCTCGGCGCTCCGGACCTTGCCGCCTGGGTGGACCGCTACGTGGCTCGACGAGGGTTCGCCCTGACGGCCAAGGTGGGCACGGCGCTGATCACGATGCACTCGCGGTGCGGGTCCATGGACCGAGCCGCGAGGGTGTTCGACGGGATGCCGCAGCGGGAGCGAGGCGTGAGGGCGTGGACGGCCATGATCGTCGGGTACGCGGCGCACGGGCGGAGCGCCGAGGCCCTGGGAGCTTTCGACCGGATGGTGGGCGACGCGGGGCTGCGGCCCGACCACGTAGCGCTGATCGGGGTGCTGACGGCGTGCAGCCACGGGGGCCTGCTGGAGGAAGGGTGGCGAGTGTTCCGGAGCATGGAGCGGACGCCCGGGATGGAGCCGCGGATGGAGCACTACGGTTGCATGGTGGACATGATGGGGAGGGGGGGGCGCGTGAGGGAGGCGTACGACTTCGTGGAGGGGATGCCGGTGAGACCCAACGCGGTGATCTGGAGGACGCTCCTGGGTGCGTGCGTCAGCCACGGCGACGTTGCGCTGGCGGAGCAGGTGAAGAGGAGGATAGCGGAGACGGAGCCTGGGCACGATGGGGATTACGTGCTGCTGTCGAATGCCTATGGATGGATCGGGCGGTGGGAGGAGAAGGATCGAGTCCGGTGCGCGATGAGGGTGGCGGGCGTGGCAAAGAGGCCCGGGTGCAGCTCACTTCGTGTCTGA
- the LOC135674396 gene encoding DNA replication complex GINS protein SLD5-like — protein MSGPWSEEAEEDASSLAGTTDVELIKRAWRNEKAAPEILQFEGPLVLRVREQIQLLEETVEESTENGSNDLVVSLYQMDLDRTLFLLRSYLRIRLQKIEKYMIHISKTNLWNRLSEQEKKFTKRCTEIMEKLLEQSVLARLPYGYESFLKQSISSEEDDMVPEPQLDTFVFCKAKDAVGAFQLDDSGDEIVDLVADDLYVIRYKSIKGLVEAGQIDLV, from the exons ATGTCGGGGCCGTGGagcgaggaggcggaggaggatgcGTCATCGCTGGCAGGGACGACTGACGTTGAGCTGATCAAGCGGGCATGGCGGAACGAGAAGGCCGCCCCCGAGATCCTTCAGTTCGAGGGTCCGCTCGTCCTCCGCGTCCGAGAGCAGATCCAGCTCCTT GAAGAGACAGTGGAGGAATCTACGGAGAATGGTTCCAATGATCTAGTTGTTTCTCTTTACCAAATGGATTTAGATCGCACCCTATTTCTTTTGAGATCTTATCTTCGAATCCGTCTACAAAAG ATTGAGAAATATATGATCCACATATCCAAGACTAATCTTTGGAACCGGCTTTCTGAGCAAGAAAAGAAGTTTACAAAAAG GTGCACAGAGATAATGGAGAAGCTTCTTGAGCAGTCTGTGCTAGCAAGATTGCCCTATGGCTACGAGTCCTTTCTGAAACAATCAATATCAAGTGAAGAAGATGATATGG TTCCCGAGCCCCAGTTAGATACATTTGTCTTCTGCAAGGCAAAGGATGCTGTTGGAGCTTTTCAGCTGGATGACAG TGGGGATGAGATTGTGGACTTGGTTGCTGATGACTTGTATGTCATCCGTTATAAATCCATAAAAGGTTTGGTGGAGGCTGGCCAGATTGATCTTGTGTGA